A DNA window from Mariprofundus aestuarium contains the following coding sequences:
- a CDS encoding DUF6488 family protein: protein MNIKTFIFALSLILSPLTALAGGGHDHGHGHSHGPALISQSQAESVAAGRVMMLVEQEKVDKSWGAATIASAEKKMNGDQAEWLITFKNSHSSDSAKDTLYIFLSSTGDYIAANFTGK, encoded by the coding sequence ATGAACATAAAAACATTTATTTTTGCACTTTCGTTAATATTGTCACCGCTGACTGCTTTGGCAGGCGGTGGTCATGACCATGGTCACGGCCATTCTCATGGGCCAGCTCTAATTAGCCAAAGCCAAGCAGAATCGGTTGCAGCAGGACGCGTCATGATGCTGGTCGAACAAGAGAAAGTTGATAAAAGCTGGGGGGCAGCAACAATTGCTTCTGCAGAAAAGAAAATGAATGGCGATCAAGCTGAGTGGTTGATCACATTCAAAAATAGCCACTCATCAGACTCAGCTAAGGACACGCTTTATATCTTCCTAAGCTCTACAGGTGACTATATTGCAGCAAACTTTACTGGCAAATAG
- a CDS encoding sensor domain-containing diguanylate cyclase yields MITRSAPWMEPSSKAQKNALSLPVLLSFVFAMLSLICSSEAQATPTLQLETTQHSYPLGNRVEYLEDRSGQLDISSIRQQPEMAWQKHSQTVPSFGFSQSAYWFRINLEASELQDRLLEIDHPLLDEVSLYLFAGEQLLQEFQTGDSRPYVERPLKHRGFVFPLTVSPAGQLNLYLRVKSSGAVQVPMTLWSEEAYHARDEIVMSAIGIYFGVILSLLLYNLFLFIRVYEPAYIYYVLYVLMFGLFIAGLTGWGYKFLWPEAAAFQQYGLAIFITTGGIFVCRFVHYFLDLKNNAPRAGQLLTGIVLILIALLALLPFTSYHLIVQGALVMIIVTSLTALYCGAMLWRNGEAMARYFTIAWSAFLIAVILASLEKLGVLPRTFWGETFLPIGMALEVILLSLALGDRINSEKQQRIQAQEHVIRVQEKHQEELEMKVEERTIDLEKANAKLHLLATTDGLTEIFNRRHFLERGMHDLKIASRYNRPIAVIMLDIDHFKAVNDTYGHDAGDQVLKHLVSTCNSIKRETDIIGRLGGEEFGILLLETSAAAAHEVAERLRRAIEISPVDYEGTSITVTASIGLCTLEGKKQRLSVEDMLKVADKALYQAKESGRNRVVMLLGNA; encoded by the coding sequence ATGATCACTCGATCTGCCCCATGGATGGAACCCTCTTCTAAAGCGCAGAAGAACGCTCTCTCACTTCCAGTGCTGCTATCCTTTGTTTTCGCAATGCTCTCGCTTATCTGCTCTTCCGAGGCTCAGGCAACGCCCACACTGCAGCTGGAGACAACCCAGCACTCCTATCCTCTGGGGAACCGTGTCGAATATCTTGAAGACAGATCGGGACAACTTGATATCAGCTCGATCAGACAGCAGCCTGAAATGGCATGGCAGAAACATTCCCAGACAGTTCCCAGCTTCGGCTTCAGCCAGTCGGCTTACTGGTTCCGCATCAACCTTGAAGCTTCTGAACTTCAGGATCGACTGCTGGAAATCGACCATCCACTGCTTGATGAGGTCTCGCTCTACCTGTTTGCAGGAGAGCAGCTTTTGCAGGAATTTCAAACAGGTGACTCCAGGCCCTATGTTGAGCGCCCGCTCAAGCACCGGGGCTTTGTTTTTCCGTTAACGGTATCACCAGCTGGGCAGCTAAACCTCTACCTGCGCGTGAAGAGTTCAGGGGCTGTACAGGTGCCGATGACCCTGTGGAGTGAAGAGGCATATCACGCGCGCGACGAAATCGTAATGAGCGCCATTGGAATCTATTTTGGTGTTATCCTCTCTCTGCTTCTCTACAACCTGTTTCTTTTCATCAGGGTGTATGAACCGGCCTACATCTATTATGTCCTCTATGTGCTGATGTTCGGCCTCTTTATTGCCGGGCTGACCGGCTGGGGCTACAAATTCCTATGGCCTGAGGCGGCAGCATTTCAGCAGTATGGCCTGGCAATATTTATCACCACGGGCGGTATCTTTGTCTGTCGTTTTGTTCACTATTTTCTTGACCTGAAAAACAATGCGCCTCGAGCCGGACAGCTGCTGACCGGTATCGTGCTTATCCTTATTGCCTTGCTCGCCCTCCTCCCCTTCACCTCCTACCACCTCATCGTTCAGGGGGCGCTGGTTATGATCATCGTGACCTCCCTGACCGCACTCTACTGTGGAGCAATGCTGTGGCGGAACGGAGAAGCGATGGCGCGCTATTTCACCATTGCCTGGAGCGCCTTCCTGATTGCCGTGATACTGGCCTCTCTGGAGAAGCTCGGTGTTCTGCCTCGAACATTCTGGGGGGAAACCTTTCTGCCGATCGGCATGGCGCTGGAGGTAATCCTGCTCTCACTTGCACTGGGCGACCGGATTAACAGTGAAAAGCAACAGCGCATTCAGGCACAAGAACATGTCATTCGGGTGCAGGAAAAACATCAGGAAGAGCTGGAGATGAAGGTGGAAGAGCGCACCATTGATCTGGAGAAGGCCAATGCCAAATTGCACCTGCTAGCCACTACCGATGGGCTGACCGAAATTTTTAACCGCCGCCACTTTCTGGAACGGGGTATGCATGACCTTAAAATTGCCAGTCGCTATAACCGCCCTATTGCTGTGATCATGCTGGATATTGATCACTTCAAAGCTGTCAACGATACCTACGGCCATGATGCCGGTGATCAGGTTCTCAAGCATCTTGTCTCCACCTGTAATTCCATAAAGAGGGAGACAGATATTATTGGACGGCTGGGAGGCGAGGAGTTCGGCATTCTACTGCTAGAGACCTCTGCTGCAGCTGCGCATGAAGTGGCAGAAAGGCTTCGTCGTGCAATCGAAATCTCTCCCGTCGACTATGAAGGAACCAGCATTACTGTTACAGCCAGTATTGGGCTCTGCACCCTTGAGGGAAAAAAACAACGGTTAAGTGTTGAAGATATGTTAAAGGTTGCAGACAAAGCACTCTATCAGGCTAAGGAGTCCGGAAGGAACAGGGTAGTCATGTTATTGGGGAATGCTTAA
- a CDS encoding DUF3240 family protein, whose product MKCLTIIIHTDDQQELTNQLRTIGQVQGFTMNHVEGHGIEPEQDSFLSARDSVVGAIPRVRADIVLQDSDLDVVLNTLRNARASGQMKGAYYWVTAVEQDGHL is encoded by the coding sequence ATGAAGTGCTTAACAATAATAATTCACACCGATGACCAGCAGGAACTGACCAATCAACTACGAACGATTGGACAAGTACAAGGATTTACAATGAACCACGTAGAAGGCCATGGAATTGAGCCCGAACAAGATTCTTTTCTCTCGGCTAGAGACTCAGTGGTTGGAGCCATTCCTCGAGTGAGGGCAGATATTGTGCTGCAAGACAGTGATTTAGATGTGGTGCTCAATACTCTGCGGAATGCCAGAGCCAGTGGTCAAATGAAAGGGGCTTATTATTGGGTCACCGCCGTAGAACAAGATGGGCATCTATAA
- a CDS encoding BlaI/MecI/CopY family transcriptional regulator, translating to MLPVKRQNLGELEMAVLEHLWTSASGDAKGVHKSIGTQRGISLNTIQSTLERLFRKQLLKREKISHSYVYSPSVQRGELMTQLIDDVVKTLSGGKTDYLLSAFIDYAAREDESSLDRLEQLIAQRRADEPSDKNE from the coding sequence GTGCTTCCTGTGAAACGACAAAACCTAGGTGAATTAGAAATGGCTGTTCTAGAGCACCTTTGGACTTCGGCATCCGGAGATGCAAAGGGGGTGCATAAAAGCATCGGCACTCAGCGTGGGATTTCTCTAAATACAATTCAGTCTACTTTAGAGCGATTATTCAGAAAACAGCTCCTGAAGCGTGAAAAGATTAGTCATTCATATGTTTATTCTCCATCCGTTCAACGAGGGGAACTGATGACTCAACTAATCGATGATGTGGTTAAAACACTTTCAGGTGGAAAGACTGATTACTTATTGTCTGCCTTTATTGATTATGCTGCACGAGAAGATGAATCCAGCCTTGATCGCTTGGAACAACTGATTGCACAACGTCGAGCTGATGAACCTTCGGATAAAAACGAATGA
- a CDS encoding anthranilate phosphoribosyltransferase, giving the protein MDISPLISRVARGKNGSENLTQEEARAVFLQLLTPDADALQLGAFLIAQRMKGETSNELAGFVEAARSRMGGFGATVSPAGAVDLPCYAGKRRAAHAYLAAALKARDAGVPVFVHGVEQIEGRVTAWQVLQAAGVKRAVTLAEAASLLGHEGIVYVDLADLCPDLFRIYHLRPRLGVRSFANSVARLLNPLQCEGQLNGFFHTPYADYMSGANMLLGQERSLIFMGAEGEPELYADRQKIIAKQQGDKTTRVRYREAGLDPYPREALDLSLLQQQNSAIMTGVLSGREAAVMQRMGQAFTWASKGVFPEDWSEEV; this is encoded by the coding sequence ATGGATATATCACCCCTGATCAGTCGCGTGGCGCGCGGCAAAAACGGTTCGGAAAACCTCACTCAGGAGGAGGCCAGGGCTGTCTTCTTGCAGCTCTTAACGCCCGATGCGGATGCGTTGCAGCTGGGGGCATTCCTGATCGCCCAGCGCATGAAGGGGGAGACCTCGAATGAACTGGCTGGATTTGTTGAGGCGGCGCGTTCACGTATGGGTGGTTTTGGCGCCACTGTTAGCCCTGCTGGGGCAGTTGATCTTCCCTGTTATGCGGGCAAGCGACGGGCAGCTCACGCCTATCTGGCCGCGGCACTGAAGGCCCGCGATGCCGGAGTTCCTGTGTTTGTGCATGGCGTCGAGCAGATTGAAGGACGTGTGACCGCATGGCAGGTGTTGCAGGCTGCGGGGGTGAAGCGGGCGGTTACGCTTGCAGAGGCTGCCAGCCTGCTGGGTCACGAAGGTATTGTTTATGTCGACCTGGCCGATCTCTGCCCCGACCTGTTTCGCATCTACCATCTGCGGCCCCGCCTCGGTGTACGCTCATTCGCCAACAGTGTGGCACGGCTGCTCAATCCCCTGCAGTGCGAAGGGCAGCTGAATGGTTTTTTTCACACTCCTTACGCCGATTATATGAGCGGGGCCAATATGCTGCTGGGGCAGGAACGCTCACTGATTTTTATGGGGGCTGAAGGGGAACCGGAGCTCTACGCCGATCGCCAGAAGATCATCGCCAAACAGCAGGGTGATAAAACAACCCGTGTTCGCTACCGGGAGGCGGGGCTAGATCCCTATCCGCGTGAAGCGTTGGATTTATCACTTCTGCAGCAACAAAACTCGGCTATCATGACCGGTGTGTTGTCCGGGCGTGAAGCCGCGGTTATGCAACGCATGGGGCAGGCATTTACATGGGCTTCGAAGGGTGTTTTTCCCGAAGATTGGAGTGAGGAGGTTTAG
- a CDS encoding M56 family metallopeptidase, which yields MNNYFGVIQLGLLASLGFAILAALVSAIVYPFVRQRMAKLSPKLRSTTLLAWLIAPALIGAVLSLLSFMPSIISLFGFVPDHCSVHGGHLHLCLIHPPLPVENSILQLLLAALVGISIFFIGTPVFDLLRAHKFQRTLMMASRPHETDPVRIVDWDMPLALSVGFRRMRVFISSQLMQTLSPQQLDVVIAHEQAHVSRRDPLRHFIAHAFSFAHIPWLRKDLLKDFDLATEQACDEVAAAQTGGRLHVADTILAVERLFIMQRVPSMVMSISGSNISARVESLVAQPPISEPISRGYINLFGIGVLVAVVAVIDDLHHFTESILQLMTGHM from the coding sequence ATGAATAACTACTTTGGAGTGATCCAACTTGGACTTCTTGCCAGTTTAGGGTTCGCGATTCTAGCCGCGCTTGTTAGTGCAATTGTTTACCCATTTGTCCGGCAGCGTATGGCTAAGCTATCACCTAAATTACGTTCAACGACTTTGCTCGCCTGGTTGATTGCACCTGCTCTTATAGGGGCAGTGCTCAGCCTTCTCAGCTTCATGCCCTCAATCATAAGCCTGTTTGGTTTTGTTCCTGATCATTGCAGCGTCCACGGTGGGCACTTACACCTTTGCCTGATTCACCCACCTTTACCAGTAGAAAACAGCATCCTGCAGCTCCTTCTAGCCGCATTGGTTGGAATAAGCATTTTCTTTATTGGTACTCCTGTCTTTGATCTATTACGTGCTCATAAGTTTCAACGGACATTGATGATGGCAAGCCGTCCTCATGAAACAGATCCTGTTCGTATAGTAGATTGGGATATGCCTCTTGCCTTATCAGTGGGCTTTCGTCGTATGAGGGTATTTATATCTTCTCAATTGATGCAAACCTTATCTCCACAGCAGTTGGATGTGGTGATTGCCCATGAACAGGCCCATGTAAGCCGTAGAGACCCATTACGGCATTTTATTGCGCATGCGTTCTCCTTCGCACATATCCCATGGCTTCGAAAAGACCTTCTGAAGGATTTTGACCTTGCGACAGAACAAGCGTGCGATGAGGTGGCAGCAGCTCAAACTGGGGGAAGGCTGCACGTTGCTGACACTATTCTTGCTGTTGAGCGGCTATTCATCATGCAGCGAGTTCCTTCTATGGTGATGTCAATTTCGGGCAGCAACATTTCTGCACGTGTTGAATCCCTCGTTGCTCAGCCTCCTATTTCTGAGCCTATATCAAGAGGCTATATAAACCTCTTTGGTATAGGCGTTCTGGTTGCCGTCGTTGCCGTGATTGATGACCTCCATCATTTTACTGAATCAATTCTCCAACTTATGACTGGGCATATGTAG
- a CDS encoding type 1 glutamine amidotransferase has protein sequence MRFLVIQHLDIEPPALIGEVIQSAGHTLITIHLDQGAPLPDSTGFNGIIIMGGPQSANDEIDYILSELAWVRETLDRGLPMLGVCLGAQIMAKASGAEIIASPIRELGWHPVYHTVETGNDPLFKDMVDGLPVFQWHGETFSLTDAMTLLATHFDVPSQAFRLGKAQYGLQFHVEVDESTIRPWIEYGKSERAFLGTEGISLLHRESSLYLGSMQNFCRNMVNNWLKEIAP, from the coding sequence ATGCGCTTTCTTGTGATTCAACATCTGGACATTGAGCCGCCCGCACTGATTGGCGAGGTCATTCAATCGGCGGGTCACACACTGATTACAATTCATCTGGATCAGGGCGCCCCCCTCCCTGATTCCACTGGTTTTAACGGCATCATCATTATGGGCGGCCCGCAATCGGCCAATGATGAAATCGACTATATCCTGAGTGAACTGGCATGGGTTAGAGAGACACTGGATAGAGGCTTGCCGATGCTCGGCGTATGCCTTGGTGCACAGATCATGGCCAAAGCTTCCGGCGCTGAAATTATTGCATCACCAATTCGCGAACTGGGCTGGCATCCGGTCTATCACACAGTTGAAACTGGGAACGACCCTCTGTTCAAAGATATGGTGGACGGCCTGCCCGTTTTCCAGTGGCATGGTGAAACCTTCTCATTAACCGATGCCATGACACTGCTCGCCACCCACTTCGATGTTCCCTCACAGGCATTCCGTTTGGGTAAAGCGCAGTACGGCCTGCAGTTCCATGTCGAGGTCGACGAATCAACCATCAGGCCGTGGATTGAATATGGTAAAAGCGAACGTGCTTTTCTCGGCACCGAAGGCATCAGCCTGCTGCACAGGGAGAGTTCACTCTATCTCGGATCGATGCAGAACTTCTGTAGAAATATGGTTAACAACTGGCTTAAAGAGATCGCACCTTAA
- a CDS encoding HupE/UreJ family protein, whose protein sequence is MFFKPKLMALVIGVFIAGLLSQVAYAHGMSEADKQAIVDGGNLLYMWIGATHMLSGYDHLAFVFGIIFFLSKFRDIVKYVSAFTIGHSITLIYATFNGVQLNYFLIDAVIALSVCYIAFANIDGFRKYLNINPPNMMLMIVGLGLIHGFGLSTRLQELPLNPDSLLLNIISFNVGIELGQITALALMLLLIAAWRKRHSFKAFSLIANYSLIMAGGLLFLMQMHDFSHDGEKGNVAVAAELTQSNEGNVAGSSAMPQQASSNDSITVIVPARGDIEYKIIVAKDAVLQYAWKTDGDELFYDFHGEPKGDTTGYFKSYEKDTKSSSNGSLSAPFTGTHGWYWKNNTQSPVRVLLEIKGSYLLKQKPAPVLPEETQIPTNHDSL, encoded by the coding sequence ATGTTTTTTAAACCCAAACTCATGGCTCTTGTCATAGGGGTGTTTATTGCCGGATTGCTATCACAAGTGGCATACGCTCATGGAATGTCCGAAGCTGACAAGCAGGCCATTGTTGATGGTGGTAACCTGCTTTATATGTGGATTGGTGCAACACACATGCTTTCAGGCTATGACCACCTCGCATTTGTATTTGGTATCATCTTTTTCCTGAGTAAATTTCGAGACATCGTTAAATATGTCTCAGCCTTCACTATTGGTCACAGCATCACTTTAATCTATGCCACATTTAATGGAGTTCAGCTTAACTACTTTCTCATCGATGCGGTGATTGCTTTAAGCGTCTGTTATATTGCCTTCGCCAATATTGATGGCTTCCGTAAATACCTGAATATCAATCCACCAAATATGATGCTCATGATTGTTGGTCTGGGCTTGATTCACGGCTTCGGATTGTCCACCCGTTTGCAGGAGTTGCCACTTAATCCAGATAGCCTTTTACTAAATATCATTTCGTTCAACGTAGGTATTGAGTTAGGACAAATCACTGCTCTTGCTTTGATGTTGCTACTTATTGCTGCATGGCGAAAGAGGCATTCATTCAAAGCATTCAGTCTGATTGCAAACTATAGCCTCATCATGGCTGGTGGACTGCTTTTCCTTATGCAAATGCATGATTTCTCGCATGATGGTGAGAAGGGCAATGTCGCTGTTGCTGCTGAACTCACACAAAGTAATGAAGGCAATGTTGCAGGTAGTTCTGCAATGCCTCAACAAGCATCCTCAAATGATTCAATTACAGTCATTGTTCCTGCCAGAGGTGACATAGAATATAAAATCATCGTTGCCAAAGATGCGGTGCTTCAATATGCATGGAAAACGGATGGAGATGAGCTGTTTTATGATTTCCATGGTGAACCCAAGGGCGATACGACTGGTTACTTCAAAAGCTACGAAAAGGATACCAAGAGCAGCTCTAATGGCTCTTTGAGCGCACCTTTTACGGGCACACACGGCTGGTATTGGAAAAACAATACCCAGTCACCTGTTCGTGTCCTATTGGAAATCAAAGGGTCTTATCTACTCAAGCAGAAACCGGCACCAGTTTTGCCAGAAGAAACCCAGATTCCAACAAACCATGATAGTCTTTGA